One window from the genome of Oncorhynchus kisutch isolate 150728-3 linkage group LG21, Okis_V2, whole genome shotgun sequence encodes:
- the LOC109866273 gene encoding androgen-induced gene 1 protein-like isoform X3 — MALIPSQVLRVAILLSYFSILCNYKAIDMPAHQTYGGSWKFLTFIDLVIQAVFFGVCVLTDLSSLLTKGSESQEQERQLRKLIGLRDWMMAVLAFPVGVMLETTDPQQTDASILIAFSSIIHG, encoded by the exons ATGGCGCTCATCCCATCTCAGGTGCTAAGGGTAGCCATCCTCCTGTCCTATTTCTCCATCCTCTGCAATTATAAAGCCATTGACATGCCCGCGCATCAAACATACGGCGGTAGCTGGAAGTTTTTAACATTCATAGACCTG GTTATCCAGGCAGTGTTCTTTGGCGTGTGTGTGCTGACAGACCTGTCCAGCCTGCTGACCAAGGGAAGTGAGAGCCAGGAGCAGGAGAGGCAGCTTAGGAAGCTCATTGGCCTGAGGGACTGGATGATGGCCGTGCTGGCCTTCCCTGTTGGAGTG ATGCTTGAAACCACAGATCCACAACAAACAGATGCTTCCATTCTCATTGCCTTTTCAAGCATTATTCATGGGTAA